The following proteins are encoded in a genomic region of Ostrea edulis chromosome 7, xbOstEdul1.1, whole genome shotgun sequence:
- the LOC130047628 gene encoding toll-like receptor 2, with translation MITTQFTCCLIILFRISSLESNEEANCRRQPHTDECNNSRWLWNCSQLNLKRIPSFTTEKTEGRTFSIDLSRNKFTSISQTTFTGVKKGLLRNVTALYFRYNDLQIIESFSFKWLYKLCVLDVSYCKLHTASLRECAFSNLGKLEILYAQGNVFHKIRNKRKGYPDREITRLLSLKTLHIDVFEGFIFKSDFKRLKRLSDVEFYTTGSMFHLTNNTFSGLSDSPIHNLRMIFVYDVHCDVSEYLFCYFPYLKGVEMNFGGICGLSVVLRTLKCLQNRRIDYIHAIENVPYIVRQPFILNESNCEYLLSVCVKEVDFSSNRIAGISVEPHGSTMGKCIEHLNFSRNRIEVIDFSIVLNLMQNYPKLKYLDLSFNNIRCVADIADDSVQTHLNGTPTFTFTFSKELQTLLFSHNHIHVLSDSYKIYLNFVGEGLKVLNMSQTNFPFRILRQMNFPQLQILDISDNNCSDISFQLLQQTTKLEQFGASNTNMNLNAGLNMSKIFRGLKNLRQLDLRKLFIHKLPPSLLKDQTHLSGLYLENNYLSSIPSAVEPLLNLTHLYLQSNKISSLKPSDFHTLHNLKKVQIFIKGNPLNCDCLHISSLRWMKNNQHLFGDLHETECMEKSSTISKLFDEENFAEFEKKCQSQMWLLFSSSMLVLINALIIVSALIKRYRVHVDYIILRIRNRLKGIHLPKNKSFEFDAFISYAEDDYKLVTSTLYQALTNLGFEISLPDKDFIPGMSKVDQLIQSIDHSRKVVLVITENFLKSGWNSYAVQMAVTHAFHNNRKRSIIVIIKDNIPIERMPKDLQYIWWCILSIRWPDTLELMDGFWEDLATTLASV, from the exons ATGATAACAACACAATTTACTTGCTGCCTAATAATTCTTTTTCGAATTTCAA GTTTAGAAAGCAATGAAGAAGCAAACTGTAGACGTCAACCTCATACAGATGAATGCAATAATAGCAGATGGTTATGGAATTGTAGTCAATTGAACTTAAAACGAATTCCTAGTTTCACCACAGAAAAAACTGAAGGCAGAACGTTTTCGATTGACCTCTCCAGAAATAAGTTTACATCGATTTCCCAAACTACTTTCACAGGTGTCAAGAAAGGGCTTTTGAGGAACGTAACAGCTTTATACTTCAGATATAATGATCTACAAATTATAGAGAGCTTTTCTTTTAAATGGCTGTATAAACTGTGTGTTCTGGATGTTTCATACTGTAAACTTCACACAGCTTCTCTCAGAGAATGTGCATTCTCAAATCTtggaaaattggaaattttaTACGCACAAGGCAATGTCTTTCACAAAATCCGCAACAAACGTAAAGGTTATCCTGATCGAGAAATAACAAGATTGCTATCTTTGAAAACGCTTCATATTGATGTATTTGAAGGATTTATCTTTAAAAGCGATTTCAAACGTCTAAAAAGATTGAGCGATGTGGAATTCTATACCACCGGGTCCATGTTCCACTTAACCAACAACACATTTAGCGGATTATCAGATTCACCCATCCATAACTTGAGGATGATATTTGTGTACgacgtgcattgtgacgtcagtGAATATCTCTTTTGTTATTTTCCATATCTAAAGGGTGTTGAAATGAACTTTGGAGGTATATGTGGCTTGAGTGTAGTACTTAGAACCTTAAAGTGTCTGCAAAACCGAAGGATAGACTATATACATGccattgaaaatgttccataTATTGTTCGCCAAccttttattctaaatgaaaGTAATTGCGAATATCTACTGAGTGTCTGCGTCAAGGAAGTAGATTTTAGCAGTAACCGAATCGCAGGTATTTCTGTAGAACCACATGGATCAACTATGGGAAAATGTATTGAACATCTTAATTTCTCCCGTAACAGGATTGAAGTTATAGATTTCTCTATTGTGCTCAATTTGATGCAAAATTACCCTAAACTAAAATACTTAGATCTTAGTTTTAATAACATAAGGTGTGTGGCGGATATCGCTGATGATTCAGTCCAAACGCATTTGAACGGGACACCGACTTTTACATTTACGTTCTCAAAGGAATTACAAACTTTGCTATTTTCTCACAATCACATTCACGTTCTCAGTGATTCTTATAAGATTTATTTGAACTTTGTAGGCGAAGGGTTAAAGGTGCTGAATATGTCTCaaacaaattttccatttaGAATTCTTAGGCAGATGAATTTCCCCCAGTTGCAAATTCTTGATATTTCTGACAACAACTGCAGTGATATTTCGTTTCAGTtattacaacaaacaacaaaattgGAACAATTTGGAGCGTCAAACACGAACATGAATTTAAATGCTGGACTAAACATGAGTAAAATCTTCCGAGGTCTGAAAAACCTTCGTCAGCTAGACCTGCGAAAGCTTTTCATTCATAAACTTCCGCCATCTCTTTTGAAAGATCAAACACATTTATCCGGTCTTTATCTTGAGAACAACTATCTATCGTCTATTCCATCTGCAGTGGAACCTTTACTCAACCTAACGCATTTATATCTTCAATCTAACAAAATTTCGTCATTGAAACCCTCTGATTTTCACACACTCCACAATCTCAAAAAAGTGCAGATCTTTATCAAAGGAAACCCTTTAAATTGTGATTGTTTACACATCTCCTCACTTCGATGGATGAAAAACAATCAGCATCTCTTTGGAGATTTGCATGAAACTGAATGCATGGAAAAATCATCcacaatttcaaaactattcGATGAAGaaaattttgcagaatttgAGAAGAAATGCCAATCTCAAATGTGGTTACTCTTTTCTTCCTCTATGTTAGTTTTAATAAATGCCTTAATCATTGTATCAGCGCTTATAAAGAGATACCGCGTGCATGTGGACTACATTATTCTGCGTATTCGTAACAGATTGAAAGGTATACATTTGCCCAAGAACAAAAGCTTTGAGTTCGATGCCTTCATATCATACGCTGAAGATGACTACAAGCTGGTGACGTCAACCCTTTATCAAGCCCTGACAAATTTAGGTTTTGAAATAAGCCTACCTGATAAAGACTTCATTCCTGGAATGTCAAAGGTTGACCAGCTGATACAATCTATTGACCACAGTCGAAAAGTCGTTTTGGTCATTACAGAAAACTTTCTAAAGAGTGGCTGGAATTCGTATGCCGTCCAGATGGCGGTGACCCATGCCTTCCATAACAACCGAAAACGATCCATCATAGTGATTATCAAGGacaacattccaatagaaagaATGCCAAAAGACTTGCAATATATCTGGTGGTGCATATTGAGCATCAGGTGGCCAGATACTTTAGAACTAATGGATGGTTTCTGGGAAGATCTTGCTACCACCTTGGCCTCAGTTTGA
- the LOC130047570 gene encoding toll-like receptor 2 type-2, protein MKSGFITESRKRALFDSLKNLELLDLQDNSIHHFPTTLFKEQTKLKFLYLNNNCLSSIPKAVTHLRNLKELYIQSNKIKSLETSDFRVLRSLKRVNIFIQGNILDCDCSHISMLRWMKNNQHLFADLNKTDCIEKSSNFSELLEVRQFGIFEKKCQTGVWLITSSLMLFFVTIGLVVRIAINRYRVHVDYVVLRLRNRWKGVVRSDESNTFKFDAFISYSEDDYQLVCTRMYQALTNLGFQINIPDKDFIPGENKAEQLVQGIDHSRKVVFVITKNFLDSGWNSYAVQMAVTHAFHNRRKRSIIVIIKDNIPIERMPKDLRYIWWCIISIRWPEVEEVQTMDSFWKDIADALRLP, encoded by the coding sequence ATGAAATCCGGTTTTATAACCGAATCACGCAAAAGAGCTTTATTCGACAGTCTCAAAAACCTGGAACTCTTAGATTTACAGGATAATTCTATTCATCATTTCCCAACCACTTTATTCAAAGAACAAACAAAGTTAAAGTTCCTTTACCTTAATAACAATTGCTTATCATCCATTCCCAAAGCAGTGACACATTTACGAAACCTCAAAGAATTATACATTCAAAGTAACAAAATCAAGTCATTAGAAACATCCGACTTTCGTGTACTTCGAAGTCTTAAAAGAGTAAACATTTTCATCCAAGGAAACATTTTAGATTGTGACTGTAGTCATATTTCTATGCTTCGTTGGATGAAGAATAATCAGCATCTCTTTGCGGATCTTAACAAAACCGATTGCATCGAAAAATCTTCGAATTTCTCAGAACTCCTTGAAGTAAGACAATTTGGTATTTTCGAAAAGAAATGCCAAACTGGGGTGTGGTTGATTACTTCTTCCTTGATGTTGTTTTTTGTAACAATTGGACTGGTGGTTAGAATTGCTATCAATAGATACCGTGTGCATGTTGACTATGTCGTTTTACGTCTGCGTAACAGATGGAAAGGTGTGGTACGTTCAGATGAGAGTAACACCTTCAAGTTTGATGCTTTCATATCGTACTCTGAAGATGATTACCAGTTGGTTTGCACAAGAATGTATCAAGCGCTGACAAATTTAGGATTTCAAATTAACATTCCCGATAAAGACTTTATTCCTGGAGAGAATAAAGCTGAACAGCTGGTGCAAGGTATTGACCACAGTCGGAAAGTTGTTTTtgtcattacaaaaaatttccTAGACAGTGGTTGGAATTCGTACGCCGTCCAGATGGCGGTGACCCATGCTTTTCATAACCGTCGAAAACGATCCATCATAGTGATTATCAAGGacaacattccaatagaaagaATGCCGAAAGACTTGCGATATATCTGGTGGTGTATAATCAGTATAAGATGGCCAGAGGTTGAAGAGGTACAGACGATGGACAGTTTTTGGAAAGACATTGCGGACGCCTTACGTTTAccgtaa